The stretch of DNA GCCCCACATGTTCGTGGAAAGATACCGTAAAATGGGCAGATAATTTAAAAAAGAAAATTTTTGATATTCCGCATAGGCATAGTGTTTTCACACTTCCGCACAGCTTAAACGGATTGATAAAGAGAAATAAAAAAGAAATGCTGAATATTTTAGGACGCATTTCAGCAGATATTTTTAAAAGCTGGTTTAAAAGCAAATACAATGTAAAAATTGGAGTAGTAAGTGTAATTCATACTTACGGCGAGAAAAAAAATGCACATTATCATATTCACATGATAGTTGCATGGGGCGGAATGCACTTTGACACAGGCGAATTGATTGACTTTAAAGGCAAAGAAAAAGAATATATAAATTACAATCACCTGAAAAAAGAATTTCGCAGAAAATATGTTAATGAATTAGATAAGTTATTTAAGAACAAAGAATTAAATCATAAATTTTCGGACAAAGAATTTCAACTTTTCAAAAAGAAAATACACAAACACAAATGGCAAATTCATCTTGAAGACCCGATGGATACACCGGCGGCAGTAATTAGATACATAGGCAGATACTCAAAAAGAGCATGTTTGAGCGAATACAAAATCACAAATATCGAAGGAGAATATCTTACTTTCAAATACAAAGATTACAAAGACCGCATAGACCCGAAAGACAAAAAATCGCCTGCAAAAGAAAAAGAATTACGATTGCATTTCAGCAAATTTTTTCCGTTGCTTTTACAACACGTTCCGCCGCCATATTTCAGATTAGTAAGATATTACGGAGCTTATGCCAGATTTGACATGATACCCCAAGAATATAAGGCAACCCAAGACGAACAATTATCAGAAACCATTGAAAAAGAATACGAAACATCAGAAGATAATCCTAAATTTTGTATATCTTGCACACGACCAAAAACTTATGTAAACACATTATTTGATATCCGAAAGAAAAAAGACAGAACAGAACCTTTTGATATTAAGAAACATAGTCATAAATATTATAAAAAAGTAATTATTGAAAAACAAGAAAGAAATCTTAAAAATGTAGCTTAACAGTAAAATGACAGCCAGTGGTGTGTCCAACAAGTAAAAAGACAACAATATTTTACATAAAAAAAGTCAAAAAGTAACAAAAAATGAAAAATAACATAAAAAATAAACAAAAAAACAGTCGAAAAATCGACTTGAAATTTCCGGATGGATAAGCAAAAAATTGAAGTTCTTATAATATAGTATAAACAAAAACAAATAATAATAAAACATTTAACATTTGGTTTGAAGAAATTTTGGGCATTGTGCGTTAATTAAAACA from Candidatus Cloacimonadota bacterium encodes:
- a CDS encoding transposase, giving the protein MCQHHQHKDYKDFASEKKYRLADFFNMWWDDYCKSPTEFIKPEQYKAVNAMRVCRTEVLGVDYYVCEDCGEVSEVRHSCKNRFCPTCSWKDTVKWADNLKKKIFDIPHRHSVFTLPHSLNGLIKRNKKEMLNILGRISADIFKSWFKSKYNVKIGVVSVIHTYGEKKNAHYHIHMIVAWGGMHFDTGELIDFKGKEKEYINYNHLKKEFRRKYVNELDKLFKNKELNHKFSDKEFQLFKKKIHKHKWQIHLEDPMDTPAAVIRYIGRYSKRACLSEYKITNIEGEYLTFKYKDYKDRIDPKDKKSPAKEKELRLHFSKFFPLLLQHVPPPYFRLVRYYGAYARFDMIPQEYKATQDEQLSETIEKEYETSEDNPKFCISCTRPKTYVNTLFDIRKKKDRTEPFDIKKHSHKYYKKVIIEKQERNLKNVA